A stretch of DNA from Limnothrix sp. FACHB-406:
TCACCGCAATCCTGAAAAATTTCGCCAAATCCAGCGCACCCAATCAATACCGAATTAGCATCGATCGGGACTAATGCGGAGATCGATCGCCTTGACCGACCCAGGAGATAGTTTTGGCTTCTGCTCAGGCATTGACCCACCTCAGATCAATCCTTATGCTCAAAAAGATCACAAGAAATTTGGCAGCCGATCACACAGCGACAGCAGCTCCCTTGACAGGATAGAGGGGAACCCCCGTTCATCCTCAAAAGCAATCGACAAATGGCAGATCGATCGGCTAAAGATAAAACAGCAACGCGCCAAGGCTGAAGCCGTTGCCAGCAAAGCGAACCGGTTCTACGGTTGCCCATCTACCCTTGCTGAAAGTGTATCTATTTCCTTGGGATCTCATCGGAATGCCTCGCTCCGTGAAGTTTCGGACGCGCCCTCGCGGTTGATCGCTGTTGATTTCGGCAGTTTTCCCAAGATTTCTTGGGTTATCTCCGTACTTTTCCGTACTTTGTCGAATCGGTTGGCTAGGATTTGGACAGGTCTAAACCCCCTGACCCAAAATTGGCTGTGGAATCTGGATCTGCGGCCCACCCACAAAGGGCGGATAGCCTGCTGTTTGGTGTGGGGATAGGGATTAGACTCAATCGCCCCGCTACCGGTCTTGAAGGTGATCAGGGTCTCTAGGTTGGTCTACGTCTCCTAGCTCACTATCTTTGCGGATCCATGACGGAAGCGTTTAATCCCCTTCGCACTAGTTCAATCTTGACTCCGCCACCCCTGCAACTACTGGATCAACTGACTTCGCCCATTTGGGTGATTGATCTGTTCGCCATGCGGCTCCACTGGGCCAATCGATCGGGGAGCGAACTCTGGAGCCGGTCGAGCCTGCGGGCCTGGGTGAAACATGCCCAGCATGGCCGCCACGAGCAAGTGCGGATGCGCCTAGAGCGAATTCAGCAAGCCCTCAGCAAGCGGCAGACCTGGACAGAACATTGGACGTTTTATCGCCAAGGGGAGCTGGTGTCGCTGCCCTGTCTTTGTTCGCGGTTGACTTTGCCGGATCACGGGGAACCCCTGCTGCTGATTGAGGGGCTAGACGAGCGGTTGGAACCCACCTTAGCCAAGGCCTTGCGCCTGGCGGAACAGGACTTGGAACAGCGGGATGCGACGGCGCTGGCGGTGGGGGAAGCCATGCGCTGTTTGATGCTGTTGCCCGATGGCGATCGCGCCATTACCCAAACCCTACAGATGCTGGGCAGCATGACCCAGGCCGATCGAGCCTATGTGTTTCGGAACCATCCCCACCCGGTCACGGGCGAGCTGCTCACCAGCCAGCGTTGGGAATGGACTCGCGCCGGCCTGACGCTGCAAATGGAGCATTTGGAGCTGCAAAACATTGCCTACAAAGATTTAGACCCCAGTTGGCATGAATACCTCAGCACCGATCGGGTGTTGAATTTCCGGCTGCAAGATTTGCCCGCCAACTATGCCTATCGCAGCTTTTGGCATGGGCAGACGGTTCATGGGGTTTTGATGTTGCCCATGATTTTGCAAGGGGAATTTTGGGGGTTCTTGGGGTTCGATCGCTGCCGAACCGATCGGCTCTGGACGGATGCGGAATGCAACCTGCTGCGGTTGGCGGCCGCGGGCATTGGCTGCACCATCTTGCGCCACCAAAGCGATGTGAAGCTGGCCAGCTTCAACATGCAAATTGAGAGCCTGGTGGAACAGCGCACCCTGAAGCTGCGGGCGGCGGTGCAACAACTGCAACAGGAAATTCAGGAGCGGGAACGGGCCGAATCGCAATTGCGCTACAACGCCCTGCACGATCGGCTCACCGGGTTGCCCAACCGCACCTTTTTGATGGAAGAGTTGGCCAAAACCATCCGCCTGATGCAAGTGACGGAACAGGGGGGTTTTGCGATCCTGTTTGTGGATATCGATCGCTTCAAGGTGATTAACGACAGCCTGGGCCATCAAGCGGGGGATGAACTCTTGGTGGCGATCGCCCACCGATTGCGGCGCTGCTTGCGGCCCACCGACTCGATCGCCCGGTTGGATGGCGATGAATTTGCCATTTTGCTGCAAGACGTGACCACCCGGGCCCAGGCGGAACAGGTGGCCGAATCGATCCATCGCTCCTTGGCGCGGCCGGTGACCTTGGGCAGCCAAGAAATTTTCACCAGTGTCAGCATTGGCATTGCCCTGGGATCTCGGGAATATGACTGTGCGGAGCTGCTGTTGCGGGATGCGGATATTTTCATGCGCCGGGCCAAGGCCATGCGATCGCGCCATGAGGTGTTCGATCGGGCCGTTCACCAACAGGTGCTCACCACCCTGCGCCTAGAACATGACCTGCGCCGGGCGATCGCTCAAATTGAGGACATGGGCATTGATCGAGCCGGTCACCCGGAAGTGCCCATGCCCTTCAGCTTGCGCTATCAACCGATCGCCGAGGCCCGCACGGGCGAAATTCAGTGTTTTGAAGCCCTGTTGCGCTGGCATCACCCGGAATTGGGGCCCATTTCCCCCGATCGGTTCATTGCGATCGCCGAAGAAACGGGCCTGATCATTACCCTCGGCCTGTGGACGCTCTATCGCGCCTGCTATCAGCTTCGGGAGTGGCAACAACTTTTCCCGCAACTGGGCCATTTGCAAATTGCCGTTAATCTTTCCGCCAAGCAATTTTCCCGCCTTGACCTGATGGAGCAAATTGATCAGGTTTTGCATCGCACCGGCATCAATCCCGGAACCCTGAAGCTGGAGCTGACGGAAACCACCATCGCCGACAATTCCGATCTGGCAGCCGCCACCATGTATGAGCTGCGATCGCGCCAGATCGTCCTTTGTCTCGATGACTTTGGCACGGGCTACTCTTCCCTCAGCTATCTGCATCGGTTCCCGTTGGATGTGCTGAAAATCGATCAGTCTTTCATTTCCCAACTGGGCGGGCGCGACAACACCCAAGCGATCGTCCGCGCCATCATCACCCTGGCGGAACAGTTGGGCATGGCCACGATCGCTGAGGGGGTGGAAACCGCTGAGCAATTGGTGTGGCTGGCCAACCTGGGTTGCACCTACATCCAAGGCTATTGGCTGGCCCAGCCGCTCCAGGCCAGCGCCGCTACTCAACTGCTGGAGCAGCACGATCCTCGCCTAATTGCGGATTTGGAATCTAACCTGCAAGAGAGCGATCGCCCGTTGGATCTGTTGGCCCGCTCCTAGCACGGTCGATCGAGCAGCGCGAAGAATTTTGAGCCTGTGGGGTGGGCATTGCCCACCTGTAACCCGTTGCTCAACTGATCCTGATTCTCCCACTGCTAAGTGGATTGCCCTTCTTGCTTCAGGGGCATCACGATCGTAAACGTCGATCCTGCACCCGGCACAGAGCTAAACCGAAGCTGGCCCTGGTGTTGCTCCGTCACAATTTGATAGCTAATCGACATTCCCAGCCCCGTGCCTTTGCCAATCGGCTTCGTCGTGAAAAAGGGATTAAAAATTTGTGATTGGATGCTGTCCGGCATCCCCACCCCATTATCGGTAATTTGAATTTGCACCCGATCGCCCCGCAAAAGGCGTGTTTGAATTTCAATACAGCCCTTAAATTGCCCCCTAGCTGATGAATCAGGGTTCGTAGCCCCCAACGAATCCGTTTGATATTTTTCAGTAATTGCCTCGATCGCATTGGCAATCAAATTCATAAAGACCTGATTTAAATTGCTGGCATAGCATTCCACCGCCGGTAAATCGCCATAGTCACATTTCACCTGAATTTCCGGGTGGTCGGGTGCAGCCTTCATCCGATGTTGCAAAATTGCCAAGGTGCTGTCAATGCCTTCATGGATGTTGACCGGTTTGTAGCAAGCCTCATCCATCCGCGAAAAATTGCGCAAGGACAGAATAATTTGGCGAATTCGCTCGGTTCCTAAATTCATGGAAGATAGGATTTTGGGTAAATCTTCCTGAATAAATTCAAAATCCGATTCTTCATCTAAATCAGCAATCATCCGCACCAATTCAGGATGCTTGGCACAAGAACTGGACTGGGCCCAGTTCCGGAGTTTTTCTGTCCAACCTAACAGCAACTCCACATGACTTTGCACATGTTTGAGGTTGCCATGAATAAAATTCACCGGATTATTAATTTCATGGGCCATGCCGGCCACTAACTGGCCCAAGGAAGACATTTTCTCGCTTTGTACCATCCAGAGCTGGGCTTTTTTCAGCTCATCCAAGGTGGCTTCCAGTTCGATCGTCCGTTGGCGCAATTGATCTTCGGCGCGTTCCCGTTCCTGCATTTCCCGCTGCAAACGGGTCACAACCAATTGCAAATCTTGAGTGCGTTTGGTGACCTGTCGTTCCAAGTCTTCATTTGCCGCTTGCAGGGCCTTTTCGGTTTGGTGTCGTTCGATCACCACACGGGCCAAATAGGTGGCCTTAATCAGCAATTTGCGATCGTGGGGATGGGGGCGATGGGGAAAGGGGTTATACATGGCAAAGGTTCCCAACACCTGACCTTCACAGGACAAAATGGGCGTGGACCAACAAGCCCGCAGGCCAAAGCCGATCGCCAAATCCCGAAATTCAGCCCACAACGGATCGATCGCAATATCTTCAACAATTACGGAAGCTTTGTGATAGGCAGCCGTGCCGCAGGATCCCACCGCAGGCCCGATCGGGATGCCATCAATGCATTGGTTATAGTCGGGTGGCAGGCTGGGTGCTGCCCCATGGCGTAATCGTTGGGTTTCTGCTTCTAGTAATAAGAAAGCGCAAAAAGTTTGACAGGACGTGTGGGCTTCAATGAGTAAAGCTAATTCCGTGAGCACGGTTTCTAAGGGTTGGCCTTGGGCAATTAGCTCCAAAATATGATTTTGACCATCTGCCAGGGCCACCAAATTTTGGTGATAGATCAGGGGAATCGTTTTACCCTGCACCGAGTTGCTGACCGGGTATAAGTCCGCCACTTGAAGAGGAGAAAATTGCATAGTAATCACAATTAATATTGACTAGGTGTTTTAGGTGTTTAGGGTTGGTCATCAAAGCACTTGAAACCCTGATGCTGCTGTTAGCAAATCCTTAGGCAGTCAGGAACTTCAGACCCTTGTTGCAACGATTGGTATCGACGACTGTTACGACGATCACAGAGCAATTCTGGAGGTAAAGAGCTTGCGAATTTTGTCTGCGATGGTTTGAACTAGAAAATTAGCGATTAGTTTGCCCACAAGAGGCAAGGCGCACCCAATGATCGATAGCTCAACAATGGCTCAACAGAGTCGCCAGTGAGAAAACCGACGAGTTTAGATATAGCGGTCAGGGGTGAAAATCTGGTGAAAGCCGATTTTGGTTTGATGGCAAATCCGCCCCGAGTGGGTAGCGCAGGAGTCGCGTTAGAGACCTAGACACGACAAGATGGCGCTGATCCTAAACGCGAGTTTCAGCCACCAACGGTAGATTCTGATTTCTCTCTAGTTTTGACCAAAATTCCGCTGTTTTAGAGAAATTTTGGCTTTTCTGCTGAATCAGCGCACAAAAGTGCCACCTAAGCGGCAGCGGATACCGAAGGGGGCAAGCGATCGGGGCGGAATCCCAGGGCGGCCAATTGCTGTTGGGCCGTGTGGGCGGCTCGTTCCCAAGTCCAGAGGCTGGCGGCTTCGTCTCGGGCGATCGCCCCGCGTTGTTGGGCCGCTTCCCGATCGTGATAAACCTGCCGCATCAAGGCCACCAGAGCATCCAAGTCCGGCTCGGCCCAGTGGCCCCAGTCCAAGGCGGGGTCAAAAAACTGCGGATCATTGACGGGAATTAGGTTTTTGACCGGAATCAGGTAAGCATTGCCCGGGTGAGCATAGGCCCGCAGGCCGCTCCAGTCCGTGACAATGCAGGGCAGTCCACAGGCCATGGCTTCCAAAATGGGCAATCCCCAAGCCTCGCCCCGGGTGGGCAACACAAAGGCATCGGCTTTTTGCAGAACTTGCACTAGGCCTGATCGTCCGGCTGGATGGCTGGGCAAAATGCGATAGGCCTCGGCCCCCAGCAGCCGCGCGGCATAGTCGATCGATTCCTGGAGGTCAAAGTGGGGAATGTAGCCGTTGTGGGCGTGCAACACCAGTTCCACGGGATCTTGGGGTTCAAAGGCTTTGGCAAAGGCTTGGATCAGCAGATCGATCCCCTTGCGTCGTTCCCATTTGCCCACACAAAGGAACCGGAAGGGCCGCTGCCGCAAGTCGCGATTCAGGGCTGAGGGGCGGTGGGGATGGGGCTGAAAGACTTGGGGGTCAACCCCTTCCGGCACAACGGCTAGGCGCTGGGGGTCAAGCCCGGACTCGATCGCCACCTGGCGCTGCCAAAGGGACGGAACCCAAAGGTAATCGAACCGATCGAGCAATTGCTGAAATTTTTGATGAATGTGGGTGGTTTCCCACACAAACAGCCCAATTTGGCAGCAACCGGGAAAGGGCGGCATCGGCAACCCGGACACAATGACCAGGGTGGGGGCATTGGCCGCCGGTTTCAGGCCGGCCGCTAACAGTTCCGGCACGCCCCGTTCCCAGTCGGCCAGGGGCTGGGGAGGCTGCCAATCACAAAGGGCGATCGGCTCGATGGGGTGCAGTGCTCCCGCGAGCGATCGGGCATGGGTTCCCCAGCCACCGGGGGCAAAAAAATAGCTCGCAAAATTCAACACAAGCGATCGCAGCAATGGTTGAGGACAAAAGACGCAGCTTGCTGTCTCGATCGGTTGGAATCAACTGGAATTAACAAACCTCAGAGGATGGCTGAAGCGACTGGGGGCAATGGTCAAGCCCTAACGGTCTTGGGATCAAGGGACTTGATCAGCTTTGCTTTGTCGGTGCATGAGACCCACAAGCAAGGTAGCCATTGCGGCTTTTCAGACATCCTCTCAGGCTATTTCAAGTGCATTCGCACGATCGCCTCAATCCTATGGGGGTTCTCAATTGAAATCCATCAATTCTGTGCCAATCTGTAACTGTCTATGCCAACTTTAATTGACTAGAATTTAATTGACTGAAAGTGGGGCTGACTCTAACAATTGGTCGCAACAAAGTTGTGGACTTAAAAAGAAAACATTTCTAAGCGTGATAGAAGTCAACGGGTTTAAGTAGGGTTAAATTCACCCCTAATTGCATCACTCATTCCCGATCGGCTATTTCGCTTCCATCCAGTTTTGACCCGCATGAACTTCCACCGCCAGGGGCACACTCAAGGTGACCGCTGATTCCATGGTTTCCTGAATGATTGGGCGTACAAAGTCCCACTCTTCCGGAGGCACTTCAAAGATCAATTCATCATGCACTTGCAACAGTAAAGTTGCCTGGGTGGATTGCAACCGTTGATGAAGTTGAATCATGGCAATTTTGATGATGTCGGCGCTGGAACCCTGAATGGGAGCGTTGGCCGCCGCCCGCAGCAATTGGGCATCATTTTGACCATTGACCCGCAACCGATCGAGGTCAATCGCCTGGGGATCGGAGCCGCGCAATTGATTCAACGAAGGACTCATGAATTGAAAATAGCGCCGTCGGCCCAGGAGTGTATGCACATAGCCCAGGGCGATCGCCTCGCGCTGCATTTGTTGCAAATACTCAAACACTTGGGGATAGCGCTGGTTAAAGCGATCGATAAATTCCTTGGCTTCCATGCGCGACACGCCCGCTTCCCGAGCAAACCGTTGCGCCCCCATGCCGTAAATCACCCCAAAATTGATGATTTTTCCCAGTCGTCGTTCTTCGGGGGTAATGTCAGGGCGATCGAGCAATAATTGCGCGGTCAAAGCATGGACATCTCGCCCCGTTTGATAGGCCTCAATTAAGACCGGTTCCTGACTCAAATGGGCCAAGATTCGTAGCTCAATTTGGGAATAGTCTGCTGCGGCCAACAGCCAGCCCGCTTTGGGTAAAAAAGCCCGCCGAATTTGCCGACTAAAGGCCGTCCGAATTGGGATATTTTGCAAGTTGGGATTGGATGAAGAGAGGCGACCCGTGGCCGTCACCGTTTGATTAAAGTCCGTATGGACGCGATCGGTTTGGGGCGAAACCAACTGCGGCAGCGCATCCACATAGGTAGACTTCAGTTTGGCTAAGGTGCGATGCTCCACGATCGCTTCCACAACGGGATGATCATCCTTTAACTTTTCCAAGGTGGCGGCATCCGTGGAATAGCCGGTTTTGGTTTTGCGAGACTTTTTGGGATCAAGACCCAATTTGCCAAACAATAATTCACTGAGTTGCTTGGGCGAACCTAAATTAAAAGTCTCCCCAGCCGCTGCGTAGGCCCGCTGTTCGATCGCCAATAAATCTGTTTCTAATTGCTTAGAAAATTCCGCCAAATAGGCCGTGTCAATCCGAATGCCTCGCCCTTCCATGGCTGACAAAACCGGCTCAAGGGGCAGTTCCACCTGCTCAAACAGTGGCAACAAATCCTGCTCGCTAGACAGTTGCGATCGCAGGATACTGACCAAATGAAATGCACTATAAACATCCGTGCCGCAATAGTTGGCAACGGCAGCAATGCTCACCGCTGCAATGGTTTGTCCCTTCGGCACCAGATCTTGGTAGCTGGTGGCGCTGATTCCTAAATAGCGCAATCCCAAATCTGTTAGGTTATGGCTGGCTTCTGGATTCAGCACATAACTGGCAAGCATTGGGTCAAAAATTACCCCGGCCAGTTGAATTCCTTGGTTGCGCAAAATTGCCCGATCGAACTTGGCATTTTGCAGCACCTTGGGATGGTTTTCACTTTCCAAAATTGGTTTCAGCGCTTGCAACACCAGCGATCGATCGAGCTGTTTTCCCGTACTGTGTCCCACGGGAATATAAGCCACCGTGAATTGTTCCGCATTGCCATAGCAAACCCCAATTCCCACCAAGGCCGCTTTTCGGGGATCTAGGTCAGTGGTTTCTGTGTCCCAAGCGGTGGGATAGTCACGGTTTTGGCAGTGCAACAGTGCGGCAACCAGCGCCTCCAATTGATCGGGTGTAGTAATAATTTCTGGGGTGAATTCGGCCGGTAGTGGCGGATTTTCCTTGAGCAAATCGGTCTCTTCGGCACTGAAAAACCAAGTATCTTCTGCTTCTAAGGTCGAAGCTGGGGAACTGCCCGCTAATTGGGGCGATCGGCCCGCAGAACTCGTTTCATGGCCTGTCCCTTGCTCCGCTCCCAAGGTTAACTGACCATTACCAAATCGAGCCTCCAAACGTTCAATTTGCTTCAGAAACTGATTCAGTTCTAGTTTTTCCAGCAGGGGAGTGAGGGCAGCGCGATCGAATCCGCTTAATTCACAGTCGGCCAAGGCCAAATCTAAGGGCACATCACATTTAATTTGCGCCAAAAACTGAGAATGGTAAGCAGCGTCTCGATCGGCTTCCAATTTGCTCTTGACGGATTTTTTCAGAGAGTCTAGTGCCTGATAAATCCCATCCAAGGACTCATGCTCTTGCAGAAGCTGGGCGGCGGTTTTTTCGCCAATGCCTTTCACCCCCGGAATATTATCGGATTTATCGCCGCAAAGGGCTTTGAAATCCACCACCTGATCCGGACGAACGCCCCATTTTTCCACCACTTGGGCTGCACGATATTCGCTGTAGCGGGAAGACTTCACATCACGCCCACCCAAGTGCAAAACGCTGATGCCTTGTTGGTCATTAATGAGTTGAAATAAGTCCCGATCGCCGCTCAAGATTTTGACCCGATAGCCCGCCGCGATGCCCTGTTGGGTCATTGTCCCGATCGCGTCATCTGCTTCAAAACCTGGCGTTTTAACAATGGTTAAATTCAGCGCCACCAACAGGGTTTCGAGATGCTGAATATCTTCAATAAACTCCACGGGAGTTTCCGGCCGCCCATCCTTGTAGGTCGCATCGGCTTCGTGGCGAAAGGTGGGCTGACGAGTATCAAAAGCCAGGGCGATCGCTTGGGGTTTTTCAAGGGCGATCGTGTCCAATAGGGCCTTAATAAATCCGTAGCAAATGCTGGTGGGAATGCCTGTGGAAGTACGTAGTCCACCATCTCGTCCATTCACGAAGGCATAGAATGCTCGGAAAGCCAAGGAATGGCCATCTACCAAAAGCAAGGTCTTTGCGGAGTCGGTCATGGGGCGATTGCAGAATGCTCGCCCTCAGCATAGCAGCCCCTTTGCGCACCGGGCGATCGGGCAGCTCGCCCACTGCTTGGCCCCATTGGCGATAATAGAACTAATCAACCGTTTCAGGAGTTGTGAGCAATGATTGCGATCGCCCCGCTGGCTCCCACCCAACTCATCGGCGAAAAACGTGTGACGCTGCGTGGCCTAACTTGGCAAACTTACCAACAGGTTCTCCATGCCCTGCCGTTCCGTCGTTCTGCTCGCTTGACCTATGATCATGGAGTTTTAGAAATCACTATGCCCTTGGAAGATCATGAATTTTCGATTCGTCTCATTGAGCGCTTTATCATCATCATGATCTTTGAGATGGGTCTGAAAATTAAAACAATGGGATCTACTCGGATTGAGCGTGAAGAGCTTGATCGCAGCTCAGAACCTGATTGTGCTTACTACATTCAAAATCACGCACGGGTTGCGGGTCGAAGAGTTGATTTTGCGACTGATCCTCCGCCAGATCTGGTGGTTGAAGTGGATATCACCCACACGGATATTGACAAAAATCGGCTCTATGCCGCGATGGGTGTTCCAGAATTGTGGCGATATAACGGCCGTGATTGGCGCATTTTTATTTTAGAAAATGGGGATTATCAAGAATCGGAATTCAGCCCCATTTTTCCTTGGGTGCAAAAAGCGTATTTATATCAATTTTTGGCAGAGGCTCAGCAAGATGAAATTGCTGCTGAACAAGCATTGCGCCAGTTGGTGCGTGATCACTTAGCCCAGTAAGTAATTTGGGCTGGGATTCCTTGGACAACTCTGGAAACTTCATTCCTGAGGAATCAGGATCCGTGAGTCGCTGCCCCTGAGAAAAAGCGGTA
This window harbors:
- a CDS encoding ATP-binding protein, whose product is MQFSPLQVADLYPVSNSVQGKTIPLIYHQNLVALADGQNHILELIAQGQPLETVLTELALLIEAHTSCQTFCAFLLLEAETQRLRHGAAPSLPPDYNQCIDGIPIGPAVGSCGTAAYHKASVIVEDIAIDPLWAEFRDLAIGFGLRACWSTPILSCEGQVLGTFAMYNPFPHRPHPHDRKLLIKATYLARVVIERHQTEKALQAANEDLERQVTKRTQDLQLVVTRLQREMQERERAEDQLRQRTIELEATLDELKKAQLWMVQSEKMSSLGQLVAGMAHEINNPVNFIHGNLKHVQSHVELLLGWTEKLRNWAQSSSCAKHPELVRMIADLDEESDFEFIQEDLPKILSSMNLGTERIRQIILSLRNFSRMDEACYKPVNIHEGIDSTLAILQHRMKAAPDHPEIQVKCDYGDLPAVECYASNLNQVFMNLIANAIEAITEKYQTDSLGATNPDSSARGQFKGCIEIQTRLLRGDRVQIQITDNGVGMPDSIQSQIFNPFFTTKPIGKGTGLGMSISYQIVTEQHQGQLRFSSVPGAGSTFTIVMPLKQEGQST
- a CDS encoding bifunctional diguanylate cyclase/phosphodiesterase, encoding MTPPPLQLLDQLTSPIWVIDLFAMRLHWANRSGSELWSRSSLRAWVKHAQHGRHEQVRMRLERIQQALSKRQTWTEHWTFYRQGELVSLPCLCSRLTLPDHGEPLLLIEGLDERLEPTLAKALRLAEQDLEQRDATALAVGEAMRCLMLLPDGDRAITQTLQMLGSMTQADRAYVFRNHPHPVTGELLTSQRWEWTRAGLTLQMEHLELQNIAYKDLDPSWHEYLSTDRVLNFRLQDLPANYAYRSFWHGQTVHGVLMLPMILQGEFWGFLGFDRCRTDRLWTDAECNLLRLAAAGIGCTILRHQSDVKLASFNMQIESLVEQRTLKLRAAVQQLQQEIQERERAESQLRYNALHDRLTGLPNRTFLMEELAKTIRLMQVTEQGGFAILFVDIDRFKVINDSLGHQAGDELLVAIAHRLRRCLRPTDSIARLDGDEFAILLQDVTTRAQAEQVAESIHRSLARPVTLGSQEIFTSVSIGIALGSREYDCAELLLRDADIFMRRAKAMRSRHEVFDRAVHQQVLTTLRLEHDLRRAIAQIEDMGIDRAGHPEVPMPFSLRYQPIAEARTGEIQCFEALLRWHHPELGPISPDRFIAIAEETGLIITLGLWTLYRACYQLREWQQLFPQLGHLQIAVNLSAKQFSRLDLMEQIDQVLHRTGINPGTLKLELTETTIADNSDLAAATMYELRSRQIVLCLDDFGTGYSSLSYLHRFPLDVLKIDQSFISQLGGRDNTQAIVRAIITLAEQLGMATIAEGVETAEQLVWLANLGCTYIQGYWLAQPLQASAATQLLEQHDPRLIADLESNLQESDRPLDLLARS
- a CDS encoding Uma2 family endonuclease — protein: MIAIAPLAPTQLIGEKRVTLRGLTWQTYQQVLHALPFRRSARLTYDHGVLEITMPLEDHEFSIRLIERFIIIMIFEMGLKIKTMGSTRIEREELDRSSEPDCAYYIQNHARVAGRRVDFATDPPPDLVVEVDITHTDIDKNRLYAAMGVPELWRYNGRDWRIFILENGDYQESEFSPIFPWVQKAYLYQFLAEAQQDEIAAEQALRQLVRDHLAQ
- a CDS encoding glycosyltransferase family 4 protein, with translation MLRSLVLNFASYFFAPGGWGTHARSLAGALHPIEPIALCDWQPPQPLADWERGVPELLAAGLKPAANAPTLVIVSGLPMPPFPGCCQIGLFVWETTHIHQKFQQLLDRFDYLWVPSLWQRQVAIESGLDPQRLAVVPEGVDPQVFQPHPHRPSALNRDLRQRPFRFLCVGKWERRKGIDLLIQAFAKAFEPQDPVELVLHAHNGYIPHFDLQESIDYAARLLGAEAYRILPSHPAGRSGLVQVLQKADAFVLPTRGEAWGLPILEAMACGLPCIVTDWSGLRAYAHPGNAYLIPVKNLIPVNDPQFFDPALDWGHWAEPDLDALVALMRQVYHDREAAQQRGAIARDEAASLWTWERAAHTAQQQLAALGFRPDRLPPSVSAAA
- the polA gene encoding DNA polymerase I, encoding MTDSAKTLLLVDGHSLAFRAFYAFVNGRDGGLRTSTGIPTSICYGFIKALLDTIALEKPQAIALAFDTRQPTFRHEADATYKDGRPETPVEFIEDIQHLETLLVALNLTIVKTPGFEADDAIGTMTQQGIAAGYRVKILSGDRDLFQLINDQQGISVLHLGGRDVKSSRYSEYRAAQVVEKWGVRPDQVVDFKALCGDKSDNIPGVKGIGEKTAAQLLQEHESLDGIYQALDSLKKSVKSKLEADRDAAYHSQFLAQIKCDVPLDLALADCELSGFDRAALTPLLEKLELNQFLKQIERLEARFGNGQLTLGAEQGTGHETSSAGRSPQLAGSSPASTLEAEDTWFFSAEETDLLKENPPLPAEFTPEIITTPDQLEALVAALLHCQNRDYPTAWDTETTDLDPRKAALVGIGVCYGNAEQFTVAYIPVGHSTGKQLDRSLVLQALKPILESENHPKVLQNAKFDRAILRNQGIQLAGVIFDPMLASYVLNPEASHNLTDLGLRYLGISATSYQDLVPKGQTIAAVSIAAVANYCGTDVYSAFHLVSILRSQLSSEQDLLPLFEQVELPLEPVLSAMEGRGIRIDTAYLAEFSKQLETDLLAIEQRAYAAAGETFNLGSPKQLSELLFGKLGLDPKKSRKTKTGYSTDAATLEKLKDDHPVVEAIVEHRTLAKLKSTYVDALPQLVSPQTDRVHTDFNQTVTATGRLSSSNPNLQNIPIRTAFSRQIRRAFLPKAGWLLAAADYSQIELRILAHLSQEPVLIEAYQTGRDVHALTAQLLLDRPDITPEERRLGKIINFGVIYGMGAQRFAREAGVSRMEAKEFIDRFNQRYPQVFEYLQQMQREAIALGYVHTLLGRRRYFQFMSPSLNQLRGSDPQAIDLDRLRVNGQNDAQLLRAAANAPIQGSSADIIKIAMIQLHQRLQSTQATLLLQVHDELIFEVPPEEWDFVRPIIQETMESAVTLSVPLAVEVHAGQNWMEAK